AATTTTTAAAATTAAAGAATACTTTTTTATGAGCTTTTCCATTTATCCAACTAGCTAATATATAACCTCTATCTAAGATCTCTTTATAACTATATTCTTCATTCTTAAAAGTTATTTTTCTATCTTCTAGATGAGAAGCTATTTTCTTAAAGAAAGTATCTATATAAGAAAGCATTTAACTAAAATATTATCTATTTTGCTAATATGATATATTAAGTGACATAAACTTACATTTGCTTTTATATAACAATGAAAAAATCTTTATTATTAAATGGTTTAGAAATATATGTATCACTAGGTTGTTCAGAAGAAGAAAAAGCATTCAAACAAAAAATTGAATTAGATCTTGAGCTAGTTTTTCCAAAAGACTTTAAAGCTTGTGATAATGACAATTTACATGACACTATTTGTTACTATACTCTTCGTAATAAGATTCAGGAATTCTGTGATGGTTTTAGATATGATCTTATAGAATATTTAGCTCAACAAATTTATGATTTTATAGCTAAAAGCTACCCTAATGTAGAAGTTGAATACCTAAAGTTAATAAAGCGCCCTCCTGTTTCACAAATAACCACAGCATCTTTTGTTATTAGGAAGTAAGCTACTATGCAATATATTATTGGTATAGGTGCAAATATAGGTGACACACTTATAAATATTCGTACAGCCATAGAAACCATAGAACAATCTCAAAATATAAAGATATTTAAAAAATCTAGCCTGTATAGTAGTGATGCACTATTAAAAGATGATGCTCCAGAAGATTGGGATATTAAGTATTTAAATGCTGCAATAGAGATAGAAACTGATTTAGAACCCTTAGAGTTATTAGATTATTTAAAGCAAGTTGAGCAAATTATAGGTAGAAATCTAAATGCTCCAGTATGGTCACCAAGAGTTATAGACTTAGATATATTAGCAGCTGATGATTTTGTTTTAAAAACTCATAGGCTTACTATTCCCCATAAAGAACTTTTAAATAGAAGTTTTGCTCTATTACCATTATTAGAAATTAAAAATGATTGGCAACATCTAGAATATTTAGAGCTAGATTTGAATAAGCATATTTTAACATTATCTAGATTAGAAAAATTAAAACAAAGAATATCTGGAACTATAAGAATGGGTATATGCAATCTCTCATCTCAATCATTCTCAGATGGTCACCTTACAGATAGCCAAAGATTAGAAAATTTCTATCAGCTAATTGATGATGGAGCCGAAATTATTGATTTTGGTGCTGAATCTACAAAGTTAGAAGCTACGGAAGTAAATATTGATAATGAGTTTGATAAGTTAGATGAATTTTTAAGCCTTATAAAGCAAAATATTAGAAATCTTAAATATCGCCCTTTAATTAGTATAGATACTAGAAAAACAGAGGTTATTAGAAAAATCCTAGAAAAACATCATGACATTATTTGGATGATTAATGATGTTGAATGTGATGATATTGATGGAAAAGCAAAATTAATTGCTAAATATGATAAAAAGTATGTAATGACTCATAATTTAGGAATTATAAATAGAGATAAATATTTAGATAAAGATAATGCAATTACTCAGGTTATAGATTTCTTTCTAACTAAAAAGCAGAGCTTAATAAAAGCTGGAGTAAGAGAAGAAAATATTTATTTTGATCTTGGATTTGGTTTTAGTAAAAAAGCTGAAGTTGCTCAATTACTCTTAAATAGTATTAATGAAATACAGAAAATCCTTAAGCTTAAAAGTTTGATTGGCCACTCTAGAAAACCTTCTATTTTAAATTTACCTAAAAGCTCTAGTATAGAGGACTTAGATCAAGCAACTAAAAAGCTTACAGCTATACTAGAACAACAATCAATAAATATAGTTAGAGTACATAAAATTTAGGTTATAATTATTTCATAAAAAATATTTTCAATTATTGGTGGTAGTAATGTCGTATCATCCAGCCCTTGCTGAATTATTTGATAATCCAGAAATGCGTCGTTTAAAAAAGTTAGACTTACGAATTCAAAGAGAAGAATTTAAGAAACTTTCATTAGCAGCTATGGAAAATCTTAAAAAGCCAAATATTAAAGAACAAGATTTAAAATTAGAAAATGAAACAATATTAAGACATTATCAGTCAAAAAAGCCTAGTAATAAAGCTCTACTTTTTATTCACGGAGGTGGTTGGTCATTAAATTCAATAGATACATACGATCACATATGTAGATATTTATGTGACCAAGGTGATTTTGATATATTCTCTTTAGAATACGGATTAGCTCCTGAATATAAATACCCAACAGCCGTAAATCAATCACTTTATGCATATGATTGGCTATATGAAAATGCTAAAAAATTTAGCTTTGCGAAAGAAAATATTTTTGTCATGGGAGATAGTGCTGGTGGTAATCTTGCAACAATCATTTGTCATGAAAGACAAGATAATATGCCAAAAGCCCAAATATTAGTTTACCCTGCAGCTGATATGTATACTCAATATGAAAGCATTAAAAGATTTGGTGAACACAAATATCATTTAACATCAGAATGGTGTGAGCTTTTTTTAGATGCATATTTAGAAAATAAAAGACAGTTAAAAGAGCCAACTTGTTCGCCGATCTTTTACAAAAATACAAAACAACCAGATACTTTAATCATTGCGGCAACACATGATATGTTAATAGATGGCATATATGCTTATGAGAAAAAACTTAAAGACGAAGATGTATATGTAGAGACTCATTATGATAATGAGATGTATCATGGCTTTATAAGTATGATAGGAATGGTTCCTTTTGAAAATCCTAAAATAGCTTTAGATAAAGCTATAAAGTTTATTAATGAAAGATAAAAATTCTAATAGGAGGAATAATGAAACCTATTTTTCCAACTGAAAAAAATTCTAATAAAGAGGCAATAATTTTAAAAAATACATTTAATAAA
This region of Francisella frigiditurris genomic DNA includes:
- a CDS encoding dihydroneopterin aldolase; amino-acid sequence: MKKSLLLNGLEIYVSLGCSEEEKAFKQKIELDLELVFPKDFKACDNDNLHDTICYYTLRNKIQEFCDGFRYDLIEYLAQQIYDFIAKSYPNVEVEYLKLIKRPPVSQITTASFVIRK
- the folK gene encoding 2-amino-4-hydroxy-6-hydroxymethyldihydropteridine diphosphokinase, whose product is MQYIIGIGANIGDTLINIRTAIETIEQSQNIKIFKKSSLYSSDALLKDDAPEDWDIKYLNAAIEIETDLEPLELLDYLKQVEQIIGRNLNAPVWSPRVIDLDILAADDFVLKTHRLTIPHKELLNRSFALLPLLEIKNDWQHLEYLELDLNKHILTLSRLEKLKQRISGTIRMGICNLSSQSFSDGHLTDSQRLENFYQLIDDGAEIIDFGAESTKLEATEVNIDNEFDKLDEFLSLIKQNIRNLKYRPLISIDTRKTEVIRKILEKHHDIIWMINDVECDDIDGKAKLIAKYDKKYVMTHNLGIINRDKYLDKDNAITQVIDFFLTKKQSLIKAGVREENIYFDLGFGFSKKAEVAQLLLNSINEIQKILKLKSLIGHSRKPSILNLPKSSSIEDLDQATKKLTAILEQQSINIVRVHKI
- the bioJ gene encoding alpha/beta hydrolase; its protein translation is MSYHPALAELFDNPEMRRLKKLDLRIQREEFKKLSLAAMENLKKPNIKEQDLKLENETILRHYQSKKPSNKALLFIHGGGWSLNSIDTYDHICRYLCDQGDFDIFSLEYGLAPEYKYPTAVNQSLYAYDWLYENAKKFSFAKENIFVMGDSAGGNLATIICHERQDNMPKAQILVYPAADMYTQYESIKRFGEHKYHLTSEWCELFLDAYLENKRQLKEPTCSPIFYKNTKQPDTLIIAATHDMLIDGIYAYEKKLKDEDVYVETHYDNEMYHGFISMIGMVPFENPKIALDKAIKFINER